CTCTGGAAAATCAAACAGGAATCTTAAAACTGGGTTATTATTTTCCTCACAGGAAAATCTGATTTGTTTCACATGTTAACATTCAGTCTAACAGGCGTatgaacaaaattaaaacttaagTTTTTCGCTCTGTGTTCAAATCTAAACAGCTTCAGTGGAGCAAATTAAAGTTACAGTATTCAAAGTCCAAATCTAAAAACACTGTTGGACAGGTGGACGGTCTTAAACCTTGTTCTATTCAGGCAGTTAGGCTGATTTAATACTACAATATAGAAAAACACGTATTCAGTCCAAATGTATTAAACAACATTACACAAATGTAGAATTAAATAGACAATTTTTAATAGACAAGTGGAGGAGATACGCAGACATGTATGACCAGAGGAACAGCACAAGTGTTGATTGTGAGACTGTGAAGTTATAGGTTTTTGAACCACTCCAAGTTGTTTCCTTTTGGTTCACGCGGATGGGCGGGGACATCAGGCATATTTCCATCATCCCGCACAGGGACTGCATTGGGACAGTAAGGAAAATAAGCTTTAACATTTGATTATGCAGGCATTGAAGTGAATGGCTGAAGTAGTCAGAACTTTCAAAGAAAATCCAATACAACGTGCTGTAAAACACTGAGCAACAGTGTTTACCTGGGTAGTTGTATGGCACAGCTGAATTCATCATTGCTGAATACTTTGTGATGGGGCTGACGAATGGAATAATAGAACCTGAGGAAAGAGAGgtttaattaactttaaatgCAATATATTAAACACGCTTGTGTCCATATTGGTCCGTTGAAATCAATTTAGTGGCTCCTTTGCTCTGCATAAGTTCGCAGCAGACCCCTGACATAccctgctgctgacagaaatTACTGAGAGGCAGCATTTGGTCATTGAGGGGCCTTACCCTCGAAACTTTCTATACACCTCAAAAGCACCTCAAAATATTAACTTCTGAGGTGCTTTTgatcttctttttttaacaacCTTATCATATTCACCTCTATATTATTACATAATAATGTGCTATCAGGTGGGTTTGATGTCACGCTGTGGCTTTTGGTTATAACTGACTCAAAGCTTATGGAGAGGAGAACACTGGTAACCACATTATCTTGAAATGAGAATTTTAACGAGTGGGGAAACAACAATGGTCATTTTAAAGGGCCAGTTAAGGGCCCTTTAGTAAAGGgccattaaattaaattaaactgaggCAGTATAAATATGTCTGTTCAATCCGATTGCACGGGAATATCTAGTAGTGTACACGTTGAACAATGTAAAGCTCTCCTGGTATCATTCACAAAGCTAAGCGTATACGACTGGATATTTACCTAACAGTCCAAAAGCACAGGAGACCACGATAACGGGCTCCTTATTCCACGCATTCTTCAAGAACGCTGCGactcctgaaaaacacaggGAAGGTTAAACTCCTTCAAAACTGACAGTCAACCTATggttagctaatgttagccacCGTTAGCAACACATCCAAGGTCATGTTTTTCGTTTTACTTACAATGGACATCATTGTCTGAAAACTAACTCTAAAAATATTTAGCGTAATTTCGAACATTTAAAGGACATATTAATGTTATCTGGAGTTTATTTGACCAGGTACGTGCACAAGAGATAACTAAATACTCACATACCCGCCATTTTGTCTTGTGTAGTTTCAACTGAGTGGGTGATCACGGGAAATGTAGTAACTGTGTACTACGTGTAATTTCTGCGCCCGTcgcacaaaaacattttagtcaCCAAGTATGAGAGAGGAATTGAGCCTCCGTCGTTTTATGTTTGATTTCAGACAAGTATATGTATAATTAGGACATCGAATAATGTTTATCGACGCTCTTAGATAACCTGACTGTAATAGACACGTAGTCTGTAGAGCAGACTGACCATATCAGACAGTTTGAAGTGGAGCTCTCAAACCGCAGGGCACAGCTGCTACGAGCGGACCGCAAAGCGTTTTGGACCATAACCACCCATAAATGTAAGTGCTGGGTCGACTGATAGCACGTTTCTTAGTATCTAACAATTATTTTGAATAGGACTCTAATTTACTCgttaaaacatttctgtttcgTCGTCATCATTGTCAGTTATGAATTTAAGCGCGTTGTGTACTGGATACAGACATGTACACATTTATATACCGCACATAACCACCCACTTTATGTAAATAGTAACGTGTGATAGAACACAAATTATTCAGCATTAATTTCAGCAGTCTTTGACTTGAATGTCATGTGTAGTGTGTGTCACTGTTGGTTTTAAGATATATTCATATACaggtttatttttcatctgcttGAATTTACATaaaagtgctgtgctgtgctgattttcttttagaGCATTGAAGACCCAGAGTCAtatttctatgtgtgtgtgtgtgtgtacatgctccataaagctgattctgatattGATTCTTTTAAAATTGTCCCAAGTTGCCATGGTCTGGAGTAATGGCAAAAGTATTAAGTTATTTCACAAATAAATTCCTTAAAATAATCACCAATTTGTTATACTTTTTCAGTTTAATGACAGAGGCCTTGTGATTTTGACCTACACTATCTGTGCATAAATTATTACATAAAAGGTTTTTACAAAGTCACAGAATCTGTCTTCCAGATGATGGAGGATTTCTCTGGTTTGGCTTTGCCTCCTCTGTTTGGAGGACACATTTTGGAGGCAGAGCTGGAGCCTGGTGGTGTGGAGCTGGGACCAGGAGAGGTAACGTTAATGACCATAGTCATGATGATGGTAATGTTGATGTCAGTAAGTGGGGAACACCTGGCCAGTCCTCCCTGTGCCACAAGGCCATGACTCagggattcaaggattcaaggagctttattgtcatttcacacatgtagaaacatgaggtggaacaaaattagtttccccggtcccgatataagcccaattacctaacaaaatacctaatgcaaataaatataaacagcgctatataaatataaaaaaagcaatcagaataaaagatataaacatcagaataaagctATTTaaacagtactgcagtattgtgcaaatgacagagtagtgcaaatgacagtagtgcaatgaAATGACAGGCATTGTACATAGCTGTTACTCATAATACTGAGTCACCAATGTAACCAGCTTTAACACCACCTCTTGGCCCTGTTTTAGTCCTGTCTTTAAAAATATAGGCTACAGTCACACCTTTCAGCCAGAATCTCACttaaatgtatgtatgataATAATGTTTTCTAGTTGTGAAAGATATTTCTAATTCTGCTAGAGACGATACTTTCAAATTATTTGATATAGCTTAGTGGAGCAAAGATCTGCTGAGTTTGATTGGTTTTCTATGTATGTAATGACACATACAGGTATTTCAGATCAAAGTAGGTACACAATGACGCCATTATCATGCAGTTTACACttataatgtgttttttcattgtACATTAAGCAAATAGATTTATATGTTCCATTTGAAACATGCCGACAGCcatacacaaaacagaaagaggggTTGTTTTCTCCAGGTGGAGCTGGGCCCAGGGGGGAATGAGCTGCTGGAGAGTACAGcacaggaggatgaggagagaagagcCCTTGATAAGAGGAAATATCTGGCTTTGAGCAGAAGATGTAAAGAAATTGAACAGGTGTGTGCAAGCTTGCgtatgcatgcatacatgtgtgttCCTACCTGTGTGGcttgtaaaatgtgaaaaaaaatatgattataGGTTAGATTTAGGTTTATTGGCTTTTAGTTCCTGATTTCTCACATCATGTCTAGGTATGTACTTATCTTTTCATTCCAAACCAAAAAGAATTTCTGATATATTTCCATCCAGATCTGCTGATATTATTCTAGGAACTTCAGAGGCTTTAACAAGAGTGATGGTATATAATCAGTTCCTCCCTCCACATCCTATAATCACTTCCAAATGCGTTTTTTTAGGTTAATCAGAAGATTCTTGGTCGCCTTCACCAAGTACAAAGAATTACACGGCGCttaaagaaagagaggaggtaCAGTAGCtcctttttctttacattttctgagATGTTCCCCACTCGATGGCCCATCTGAAGAGTGTGTTACTCTTACAGGTTTCTCATGAAGACTTTAGATGCACATGGGGATGACTATAGAAATGCCCAGCTCACTATTGTTCTAGAGGTGAGAATTAAATGGAGGGTGACCtaatatacacatacacacagttaaTCTGAAGCTTCAGGTCCTCTGAGGAGCCCAGGGCAATTGGTCAGTATGTACTTTTAACGGTTCTTGTTTCAGGATGAGCCTGGAGTCCATTTAGATCATACTGCAGGAGTAGAGGATGACCCGCTCAACGGCGTGTCTGGTTCCACTTCATCTGCAGCTTTGCATCGCTCTGCTGTACCAAAGAAGAGGAGACATCGAATTCCGAGGCAGGAAAAGGATAAAGATCAACAGGTATGTGAAGaactctgctgctgtccatTCAAGTATATTAAATATAGTCATCAGTTTCTAACAACCCATGTTAATCTGTGTGTGAAGCTGTGCAAGCATCAGTGTGTGGTTTTAAATGCGGAACCACTGTTTACATATTGactgtttactgtattatttgtattattactTATTACGTACGTCATACATATATTACTTATATTTTCCTTGCTTTGTTACACTAATCCCTTATTGCACAGCTTTTGGTTTCTTGATTACTGTAACTACTCTGATTGCCTTTAAATTGACCTCTGGGgacaaataaagtgtttttgaattatATTGAATTGACACTGTGCAATAATTGGTTTCCCAATTATTTTTTACCCCCAGACTGAACCAGACATGTCAATGTTGGCAGAGACACAGTTTGGAGAAATTCCCAGTCcaacctctctgtctcactgatCATTGCACTGTTCTGgaaatgatgaagaagaagcacGAAGCATCCAGTTTCTTTCACTGTTCAGTAGATATACTGCTTCTGTTCAGCCGGGTTTTgcactgtttgtcttttcacttGAACATAGTGAACGGAGAGAATGAGGAAGTGAAGCTGAAATGTTATTCACCTGGTACATAATGTATATACACCtgttttgtatatatttttgtttcataataTTTTGTAACAAGAGTTgataacataacaaaacataattGTGGCAAACTGTGTGCACTGTCATGGCCAACTTTGTTTGGTAAATACATGGCAACCCAGATATAATTATTGTGGGGGAGGAAACGAGACTTATTAATTGCGCTGACTATATATTCCTGGATGCTATCAGTGATTTCATGGTTTATGATTTTATATCAGCAAGCAGAGTCATGATTAGTATTAAAGTATCATAGACTGCAATTtatgacaatttttttttgttattttaaagttttaaagcttgtgtatttacattttaaaaagttaagatcacatcacattttaactttaacaacTGATACAATGTGTggctttttctgtttctataCACAAGTTATAAACGTTGTTTAAGTTTTGAGGTagaaataaaaagtgtgtgtgtcattcatttctttaatttgacaaaaaaaacaaaaaaaatcttcaacAGAGGATGGAGTTTCATAAGTTCTCATTGACGTACTTTTCTTGAGGTTTCTTGTCACCACgaataaatgaatgtgaaacTACATATACTTTAGTAAACATATGTGACATTATCCATACAGCGAGTTTAAGGGTAATAAAGTTAAACGAAAGAAATATTAAGAATGTCTGACTTCGGAtgcagttttggttttgtatCGTTCCAGCGGATGTGTCTCGGTGACGGGCATGACTTCGGTCCAATCAGATCTCGTAGATTAGATTTAGGGCGGGTCCCAAACGCGGAGGTAGGATTTTAGCTACCGTCCATCTTCAGCTACACTACAGTGAGCCAGCTTGTcgaaaagaaaacacaatttggAAGTAAAGAAGACTTTCTGGAATTAGTTTTGGCTCTAtttgaaaaaagacaaacgAAAGCCAATACCCTAGGTAAATGTCGTAAACAAGTATAAATTTAGATCGTCGGGTTGACCCAATTTCCCTTTTTCCTTAATTTGGCTAGCTGGCTAGCTAAGCTGCCAGCTAGCATTTTATGCATTAGCTAGTCAGACATTTAGCTACATTAGCTTGCAGGTTAACGATTAGAACGATTCTGATATATTGTGCCTTTCACAACGCAAAAACACCATATAAAAGCTTTACTGGGCCCCATAATAATGATGCATGAATATGACATATATCCATCAACATGCTCTGTGGTGCTTGTTTTGAAGCGGGCTAGTTAGTAACCGAACGAGGTGGACGAGCTAAGAAACTGGCTAGTATTAACGTTAGCTCAGTAATGTTAGCAGGCTAGGTGGCTAATTTTAGCTGACAACCGTGTCAGTCATATTGTTAATAGCAAGATCAGCTACGTTTACGAAAATGCAACGACCGACAAACGGTCACATAAAAGTACTTGTATGTAATGTCTTTAAATTCAGAAGATATGATGTTATTCGTGCAGCTAACGTTAACTGGCTATCTGTTTGGAGTTAACGTCAGTTCCCCTCGCAACAATCCGATGTGCTGATTCCTGAACGATACATTGATACacgttttgttttctgtatatAGCTAACTTTGTGACAGACGGAATGTGGACATTGTCGTAGTCAGAGCCATGGCTGACAAGAGAAAACTTCAAGGTAAGGCTCTTGTTGAAACTAATGTTGCGGAAAATTCATCACAGTGTCGAGCCTTTCTAGCACAGCCACCCAGAACTTTTGGTGTTGCATGGATTCTTGTAGAGTGATGTTGGACCACATCTTTTTGTCTCCACAGGTGAGATCGATAGATGTTTGAAAAAAGTAGCTGAAGGTGTTGAACAGTTTGAAGACATTTGGCAGAAGGTAAGAGGTCTTTGCGGGAGATCTTTGATactctattttaaaaaaaaaaaaagcattgaaaCATGAAATGTCTCATTTATTTGTCCTCATTTTAGCTTCACAATGCAGCCAATGCAAACCAGAAGGAAAAATATGAGGCTGACCTcaaaaaagagattaaaaaactACAGGTAAGTTACCAAACTCAAGTTTTTTCATGTTGTCTCCTATCTTGATCTACAGTGAATATCTGAAATTGATGTTGTGGTTCAAtactttcactgtgtgtcttCCCAGCGATTGAGAGATCAGATAAAAACATGGGTGGCCTCAAACGAGATCAAAGACAAAAGGCAGCTAGTCGAGAACCGCAAACTTATAGAGACGGTATTTTTCTCCTTAATTTCCTGAGTTATACTATTGTTGTGTCTGTAAAGTATTCTCATCTCATCACAACAGTGCACATAACAAGACTTGtgtaatttttctttccttagCAAATGGAGCGGTTCAAGGTTGTAGAACGGGAAACGAAAACAAAAGCCTACTCTAAAGAAGGCTTGGGGCTCGCTCAGAAAGTGGATCCAGctcagagggaaaaggaggaaacGGGACAGTGGCTAACAGTAATATATCCCTTTATATGATACCTGTGTCACATTGGAGTGTAGATcataagaatgaaaatgtgaaaaaatttCAGGGATTTGTAAAGAGCCATCAAGAACTCAGCAACTAACAGTTAATGAAGATAGTTTAATCAGATTCTGTTTAGAAAGAAAGTCCGATCAAATCcattaatgtttcttttttctgaccACTTCTTCACCTGCAGAATACGATAGACACTCTAAATATGCAGGTGGATCAGTTTGAAAGTGAGGTGGAATCTCTTTCAGTTCAAACGAGAAAAAAGAAGGGGGATAAAGAGGTAAGTCGATACTCACATGGCCacaaagggttttttttaaaacggAAAAGTTTCaattttttccttattttacTTCGTTGTAATACATCGGCTACATCTGTCATTACACTCTTGTTCTTTCACCGCAGCATTTTTAAGAAAGATGCTAAAATCAAAGCAATACGCCATTAATTTCTGCATAGGtggattttaaaaattattttaaaatcaaatcacttGTTATCAGCACACTCCACGATATTCTTGTACAACAGATCCCCATGTACATCTgtggtaattaaaaaaaaaaatgtttaacttaaGCTACATTTTGTCTGATAAATAATATGTTTATCGTAGTGTAGTCTGATTAAAGTTTGGCTGAATCCTTTGCCATTAAACACAAGcttgtcttctgtctgtcatATAGAAGCAAGATCGTATTGAAGAGCTCAAGCGGTTGATTGAACGGCATAGATTCCACATTCGGATGTTGGAGACCATTTTACGAATGCTGGACAATGACTCAATAGCAGTGGATGCAATACAGAAGATCAAAGATGATGTTGAATATTACATTGATTCCTCGCAAGACCCGGACTTTGAGGAAAATGAGTTCCTGTATGACGATTTAGACCTGGAAGACATCCGTGAGTTATTGTTGGATGatgctttcattcatttcagcagACATCGTTTAGGTTAAAATGACACCTCACTTGTTTCCATCTTGTCCTGCCTTTGTCTTGCAGCTGCAGCATTAGTTGCAACTTCTCCGTCAGGTCAGGGTAATGTGGAAGATGAGATGTATCTCCACTCCAGCAGCACTCCCacttccaccacctcctcttcacccatccctccatccccaGCCACTTGCACTGCTGTAAGTTCTTATCTTTGTTCCAAAACTTGGGTCAGTGTGTCAAATTGATGCTTGCTAGAAAACATACATGCTGACACAATTTTGCACATattcctttctttgtttgtacTGAGTTAACCCTCTCTACGAGACACTCTTGTGTTATAATCCATTGACTCGTTTGCtgaaacaacatttcaaaagtGGATTGTCATATCAAGGTATCTCCTCCTATAGGAGAACTCAGAGGACGATAAGAAAAGGGGACGGTCGACAGACAGTGAAGTTAGTCAGGTGAGAGGCTCTCATCTGTGCTGTGCCAGTAGATGAACAGTTTAGTGCAGCACTCTTCATCCTTGGTCCTGGAGAATCAAGGTGGCTGAATGGTTTTGACCCCTCAGGCACCGAAGTGAATGTGCTCTTTCTCTGTGGGACCATGGTTGGAGACTTCTGATTTAGTTTATCCCATCTCCTGCATATATGGGCGTCAATAGCTCACAGTTAACTTTGCTTCTCATACACTTTGTACAGATGTGGTTGTCATCAGGACAGTTTtgtataaaatgcattttctggTGCCTTGTTATTTTCAGTCACCTGTGAAGAATGGCACACCATCCCTGCTATCTTCCTTCTCGTCCTCTACCACTTCTGggtcctcctcgtcctcctcccttGTGTCCATGGCGAGCGTAGTCGGAGGCATGTCTGCAGTTCCCACGAGCAGCAGTCTGATAGGGAGCTTCAGCAGTGCGGTacagcaacatcagcatcaaCCTGTACAACAACAGCCTCCAAaccaaccacaacaacaacagcagcagcagccacctcAGACAAAACCTCCTGTCCCTTCAAACAGCACCCCCAGCCCACCCAGCAACCCTCTTCTTCCAGCCTCAACTGCCTCATCTGTCCCCACGCCCAGCACACCCATTTCATCAGCTCCCAACTCTCAGCCCACATCTGGGCCCACTCCGGCATCCAGTTTGGGACTTGGGTTGGGACTGGGATTGAGCAAAGTTGGCATGACGGGAACCAGCAGTGCAAACCAAATGGTTGGTTTAGGCCTGGGTGGCCACCCCACTCCGTTGAACACAATGGCAGGGCTCATTTCGGGCTCCACACCTGCCCCTTACGCTCAGGCAGCAGCATCAGGAGGTTTGGGTCTGAACAGCACCACCCAGTCCAGCAtttcagcagagagcagcacttCCATCCCCACCTCTGGCTCCAGTGGAGTCACCACCAACGGGGCGGGGACAGGGCTCGGTTTGCTAGGTTCCAGCCCGGCCCACAGCTCTTTGAGTGGGAGTATTCTAGGTCTGGTTCCTGGGCAAAACGTAGCTCCCAGTGCGTCTCAGGTGCCCCCAAGTTCTGTCAGCACTACACCTGGCGTAGTTGGCATGATGGGAGGCAATGGAGGGAATGTTGGAGTGGTTGGAGGAGTAGGGGTGAATGCTGCTCCTGCTAGACCA
This sequence is a window from Scatophagus argus isolate fScaArg1 chromosome 9, fScaArg1.pri, whole genome shotgun sequence. Protein-coding genes within it:
- the cnot3a gene encoding CCR4-NOT transcription complex subunit 3a isoform X1; this encodes MADKRKLQGEIDRCLKKVAEGVEQFEDIWQKLHNAANANQKEKYEADLKKEIKKLQRLRDQIKTWVASNEIKDKRQLVENRKLIETQMERFKVVERETKTKAYSKEGLGLAQKVDPAQREKEETGQWLTNTIDTLNMQVDQFESEVESLSVQTRKKKGDKEKQDRIEELKRLIERHRFHIRMLETILRMLDNDSIAVDAIQKIKDDVEYYIDSSQDPDFEENEFLYDDLDLEDIPAALVATSPSGQGNVEDEMYLHSSSTPTSTTSSSPIPPSPATCTAENSEDDKKRGRSTDSEVSQSPVKNGTPSLLSSFSSSTTSGSSSSSSLVSMASVVGGMSAVPTSSSLIGSFSSAVQQHQHQPVQQQPPNQPQQQQQQQPPQTKPPVPSNSTPSPPSNPLLPASTASSVPTPSTPISSAPNSQPTSGPTPASSLGLGLGLGLSKVGMTGTSSANQMVGLGLGGHPTPLNTMAGLISGSTPAPYAQAAASGGLGLNSTTQSSISAESSTSIPTSGSSGVTTNGAGTGLGLLGSSPAHSSLSGSILGLVPGQNVAPSASQVPPSSVSTTPGVVGMMGGNGGNVGVVGGVGVNAAPARPPSGLKQNGSTSYSAVVAESSTESALSTPSQSQSSQPSSLSSSTSQPMDNGPSLISSITLPPSSPSPSFSDSTPGGGSLLNGPHSYTQASESLKAPEPLSSLKAMAERAALGSGLDGEIPNLHLTERDIFSGSSAAPGTPAAPQPSVSEVSIPPSLGVCPLGPTPLPKDQLYQQAMQESAWTHMPHPSDSERIRQYLMRNPCPTLPFHHQIPPHHSDSIEFYQRLSTETLFFIFYYLEGTKAQYLSAKALKKQSWRFHTKYMMWFQRHEEPKTITDEFEQGTYIYFDYEKWGQRKKEGFTFEYRYLEDRDLQ
- the ndufa3 gene encoding NADH dehydrogenase [ubiquinone] 1 alpha subcomplex subunit 3 — protein: MAGVAAFLKNAWNKEPVIVVSCAFGLLGSIIPFVSPITKYSAMMNSAVPYNYPVPVRDDGNMPDVPAHPREPKGNNLEWFKNL
- the cnot3a gene encoding CCR4-NOT transcription complex subunit 3a isoform X2, whose translation is MADKRKLQGEIDRCLKKVAEGVEQFEDIWQKLHNAANANQKEKYEADLKKEIKKLQRLRDQIKTWVASNEIKDKRQLVENRKLIETQMERFKVVERETKTKAYSKEGLGLAQKVDPAQREKEETGQWLTNTIDTLNMQVDQFESEVESLSVQTRKKKGDKEKQDRIEELKRLIERHRFHIRMLETILRMLDNDSIAVDAIQKIKDDVEYYIDSSQDPDFEENEFLYDDLDLEDIPAALVATSPSGQGNVEDEMYLHSSSTPTSTTSSSPIPPSPATCTASPVKNGTPSLLSSFSSSTTSGSSSSSSLVSMASVVGGMSAVPTSSSLIGSFSSAVQQHQHQPVQQQPPNQPQQQQQQQPPQTKPPVPSNSTPSPPSNPLLPASTASSVPTPSTPISSAPNSQPTSGPTPASSLGLGLGLGLSKVGMTGTSSANQMVGLGLGGHPTPLNTMAGLISGSTPAPYAQAAASGGLGLNSTTQSSISAESSTSIPTSGSSGVTTNGAGTGLGLLGSSPAHSSLSGSILGLVPGQNVAPSASQVPPSSVSTTPGVVGMMGGNGGNVGVVGGVGVNAAPARPPSGLKQNGSTSYSAVVAESSTESALSTPSQSQSSQPSSLSSSTSQPMDNGPSLISSITLPPSSPSPSFSDSTPGGGSLLNGPHSYTQASESLKAPEPLSSLKAMAERAALGSGLDGEIPNLHLTERDIFSGSSAAPGTPAAPQPSVSEVSIPPSLGVCPLGPTPLPKDQLYQQAMQESAWTHMPHPSDSERIRQYLMRNPCPTLPFHHQIPPHHSDSIEFYQRLSTETLFFIFYYLEGTKAQYLSAKALKKQSWRFHTKYMMWFQRHEEPKTITDEFEQGTYIYFDYEKWGQRKKEGFTFEYRYLEDRDLQ
- the tfpt gene encoding TCF3 fusion partner, with product MMEDFSGLALPPLFGGHILEAELEPGGVELGPGEVELGPGGNELLESTAQEDEERRALDKRKYLALSRRCKEIEQVNQKILGRLHQVQRITRRLKKERRFLMKTLDAHGDDYRNAQLTIVLEDEPGVHLDHTAGVEDDPLNGVSGSTSSAALHRSAVPKKRRHRIPRQEKDKDQQTEPDMSMLAETQFGEIPSPTSLSH